Proteins found in one Candidatus Cybelea sp. genomic segment:
- a CDS encoding AAA family ATPase has product MQLHVRLLGQFDATLDGRQLSKLAAARLQTLFIYLLLHAGAPQSRSHLAFLFWPDAEESNARNNLRQLLHQLREALGEAQGFLRTTASSVQWEFRESCHVDAIAFEEVLATAEEAKAIDDASHRQAALKRAIDLCAGPLVPSCYDEWIFAERDRLAHRCIQAVQQLVQLIESTREYKTALPYVKHWIKHDPTDEEAYRCLMRLCALCNDRAGALHVFRECCEALQRELDTGPSESTLRLHERIKAEDRTITRDTDRRDALVSSPPLVGRVDEWRALRTAWDLAAAGTAHFTLVAGEAGIGKSRLAAELVSWADRLGFATAKTRCYAAEGRLPLAPVTEWLRCEALRPTLDNLDDVWFTEVTRVVPDLASRRRAIPQGGLGERQRLFEGLVRAVLAAPQPLLLVIDDLQWCDPETLQWLHFLLRFKPAPSVLVVGTVRSEELSRSHPFRELRLRLQEESALTEITLEALDAAETAALAAQVANRPFDVETTTRLFRETEGNPLFVVEMLRNNGGRTLDASADGSGLSPRVQAVIASRLAQLSPTAREVVSAAATVARACELSILAQALKCSEHQLVPALDELSEKRILREQTPNTYDFTHDKLREVAYEQISAPQRRSLHQIVACALEGAKSSDLDRVSGQIAAHFDRAGLVERAIPYYIRAAAAAQSVYANSEAQSQIERGLALVSTLPENSNRDARELELQLVLAPIFRVTRGWTTPELESVLDRALALSEKIGTPAQRTQVLYGLQSLYLVQGKHERAQLLTDEIAELVQRSPRGERQLSAVAMMVGAQLVRGRFHEAIDEWESLFQNLDPRQLQHLQDSQGLNYRIISSAWQSHAFWCVGRPQKALDRCLEAVELAFDLGQPFNQALAATYFALLQQLRADAVAFRRQAEEALRLSTQFAAPYYGAWASILAAYARACDRPRSESISEVEDAIQGFTSTGARIRLPYYQALLADVCLRAHEPELGLHAIETGLAAARESNERWWDAELHRLRGELLVARGAGASEGDAAYRRALEIARAQKAKSFELRVVTSLARLWRTSVQSTGARELLARTLDSFSEGFDTPDLAAARSLLADGR; this is encoded by the coding sequence ATGCAGCTGCACGTTCGCCTTCTGGGACAATTCGACGCTACGCTCGATGGTCGCCAGTTGAGCAAGCTCGCCGCTGCACGTCTCCAAACGCTCTTCATTTATTTGCTGCTTCATGCCGGCGCTCCGCAGTCGCGTTCGCATCTCGCGTTCCTCTTCTGGCCGGATGCCGAGGAGTCGAATGCGCGAAATAATCTCCGGCAACTCCTTCACCAGCTTCGAGAAGCGCTGGGAGAAGCCCAAGGATTCTTGCGTACCACGGCGAGCTCCGTGCAATGGGAGTTCCGCGAGTCATGCCATGTCGATGCGATTGCATTCGAGGAAGTGCTCGCCACAGCCGAAGAGGCTAAAGCGATTGACGATGCGTCGCACCGGCAGGCCGCTTTAAAACGAGCCATCGATCTGTGCGCGGGACCGCTGGTGCCCAGCTGCTACGATGAGTGGATCTTTGCCGAACGCGACCGTCTGGCGCACAGATGCATTCAAGCCGTCCAACAACTCGTGCAGCTGATCGAATCGACGCGCGAATACAAGACGGCGTTGCCATACGTCAAGCACTGGATTAAGCACGATCCAACTGATGAAGAAGCCTACCGGTGCCTCATGCGCCTCTGCGCCCTTTGCAACGATCGAGCCGGGGCCTTGCACGTCTTCCGGGAGTGCTGCGAGGCACTCCAGCGCGAACTCGACACCGGGCCTAGCGAATCAACGCTTCGCCTGCACGAGCGTATCAAAGCGGAAGACCGAACCATTACTCGCGACACCGATCGACGGGATGCCCTCGTGTCCAGCCCGCCGCTGGTCGGCCGAGTCGACGAGTGGCGCGCACTTCGAACCGCGTGGGACTTGGCGGCCGCCGGAACTGCCCACTTTACGCTCGTAGCAGGCGAAGCCGGTATCGGCAAGTCGCGACTTGCCGCGGAGCTCGTCTCGTGGGCCGACCGCCTGGGCTTTGCTACGGCGAAAACGCGCTGTTATGCCGCGGAAGGGCGATTGCCGCTCGCTCCGGTGACGGAATGGCTGCGATGCGAAGCGCTTCGCCCGACCCTCGACAATCTCGATGATGTTTGGTTCACGGAAGTTACGCGAGTGGTGCCCGATCTCGCGAGCAGGCGGCGCGCGATACCGCAGGGGGGATTGGGTGAACGTCAGCGGCTCTTCGAAGGATTGGTACGCGCCGTCCTGGCTGCTCCGCAGCCGCTTCTTTTGGTCATCGACGACCTGCAGTGGTGCGATCCTGAAACGCTCCAGTGGCTGCACTTCCTGCTGCGCTTTAAGCCTGCGCCTTCGGTGCTCGTCGTCGGAACCGTTCGATCCGAGGAGTTGTCGAGGTCTCATCCATTTCGCGAGCTGCGACTGCGTCTCCAAGAGGAGTCGGCGCTTACAGAAATCACGCTCGAGGCGCTCGACGCCGCCGAAACCGCGGCACTTGCCGCTCAGGTGGCAAACCGCCCCTTCGACGTCGAAACGACCACGCGTCTCTTCCGCGAAACCGAGGGCAACCCGCTCTTCGTGGTCGAGATGCTCCGTAATAACGGCGGCCGTACTCTGGACGCGAGTGCCGACGGTTCCGGGCTGTCGCCGCGGGTCCAGGCCGTGATCGCAAGCCGGCTGGCCCAACTCTCACCGACCGCAAGAGAAGTCGTTTCCGCCGCGGCCACGGTGGCGCGCGCGTGCGAACTATCGATCCTCGCTCAAGCGCTAAAGTGCTCCGAGCATCAGCTCGTACCGGCGCTCGACGAGCTCTCGGAGAAGCGCATCCTCCGCGAGCAGACTCCGAACACCTATGACTTCACCCACGACAAGCTGCGCGAAGTCGCGTACGAGCAGATCAGCGCGCCGCAACGACGTTCGCTCCACCAAATCGTTGCGTGCGCACTCGAGGGTGCAAAGAGCTCCGATCTCGATCGTGTGAGCGGCCAAATTGCCGCTCATTTCGACCGCGCGGGACTAGTGGAGCGGGCAATTCCCTACTATATCCGCGCCGCCGCTGCAGCGCAATCCGTGTACGCCAATAGCGAGGCGCAGTCCCAGATCGAACGGGGACTCGCGCTGGTATCGACATTGCCCGAAAACTCGAATCGTGATGCTCGGGAACTCGAACTGCAACTCGTGCTCGCACCGATTTTCCGAGTGACGCGCGGCTGGACGACACCCGAACTCGAATCCGTGCTCGACCGAGCGCTCGCGCTGAGCGAAAAGATTGGAACTCCGGCCCAGCGCACCCAAGTACTCTACGGACTGCAGTCCCTCTATCTCGTGCAGGGCAAACACGAGCGCGCGCAACTCCTCACCGACGAGATCGCCGAACTCGTACAGCGGTCGCCGCGCGGCGAGCGCCAGCTCTCTGCCGTTGCCATGATGGTGGGAGCCCAACTGGTGCGGGGGCGGTTCCACGAAGCCATCGACGAGTGGGAGAGCCTCTTTCAAAATCTCGATCCTCGGCAGCTCCAGCACCTCCAGGATTCTCAAGGTTTGAACTACCGGATCATCTCGTCGGCATGGCAGTCGCATGCATTTTGGTGCGTGGGCCGGCCGCAGAAGGCTCTTGATCGGTGTCTTGAGGCCGTTGAGCTGGCGTTCGATCTGGGGCAGCCCTTCAACCAGGCACTAGCAGCCACGTACTTCGCATTGCTGCAACAGCTGCGCGCTGACGCCGTAGCCTTTCGACGGCAGGCCGAAGAAGCATTACGTCTGAGCACCCAATTCGCGGCTCCGTACTATGGCGCGTGGGCGTCGATCCTCGCCGCATATGCGAGGGCCTGCGATCGGCCACGGTCCGAGTCGATCTCGGAAGTCGAGGATGCTATCCAAGGATTCACCAGCACCGGCGCGCGGATAAGGTTGCCTTACTACCAAGCGCTGCTCGCAGACGTCTGTTTGCGGGCACACGAACCAGAGCTTGGCCTGCACGCGATCGAGACCGGGTTGGCCGCTGCGCGCGAGAGCAACGAGCGGTGGTGGGATGCCGAGTTGCACCGCTTGCGGGGCGAGCTCCTCGTCGCGCGCGGCGCCGGTGCCTCGGAAGGCGATGCAGCGTATCGGCGCGCGCTGGAAATAGCGAGGGCGCAAAAGGCGAAATCGTTCGAGCTGCGCGTAGTCACCAGCCTCGCGCGGCTCTGGCGCACATCGGTTCAGTCAACGGGGGCCAGGGAGCTGCTGGCGCGGACGCTGGATTCGTTCTCCGAAGGCTTCGACACCCCGGACCTTGCGGCGGCACGCAGCCTCTTGGCGGACGGCAGGTGA
- a CDS encoding cupin domain-containing protein, with amino-acid sequence MKASHAALLPLACILAVGSLGAMAAGQPTIVMPNQAKYGPAPKPYPAEARMAVLSGDPGKAGSQYTVRLELPNETKIAAHTHGDTENVTVIRGTLMVGVGSSFNSSKMLALTPGSYVSIPPETPHYAMAKGETVVQINGIGPASTTLTGQ; translated from the coding sequence ATGAAAGCTTCACATGCCGCACTGCTGCCTCTCGCATGCATTCTCGCCGTTGGCTCGTTGGGCGCGATGGCGGCGGGTCAACCAACGATCGTCATGCCAAATCAAGCGAAGTATGGTCCAGCGCCAAAGCCGTATCCGGCTGAGGCCAGGATGGCGGTTCTCTCCGGTGATCCCGGCAAGGCCGGGTCCCAGTACACCGTGCGTTTGGAACTGCCCAACGAGACGAAAATCGCCGCGCATACGCACGGCGACACGGAGAACGTTACGGTTATTCGCGGAACGCTCATGGTTGGCGTCGGCTCGTCGTTCAATAGTTCGAAGATGCTTGCGCTGACGCCCGGCTCGTATGTATCGATTCCGCCGGAAACGCCCCATTATGCTATGGCTAAAGGTGAAACGGTCGTACAGATTAACGGCATTGGGCCGGCGTCCACGACGCTCACGGGTCAATAG